A window from Enterocloster bolteae encodes these proteins:
- a CDS encoding (2Fe-2S)-binding protein: MEQVSLDINGKKTQVSIEKNWTLLFVLREVLGLTGAKCGCSTGDCGACKVIIDGEAVNSCLVLARNLEGKKIETIEGLSNGTDLHPIQQAFIDAGAVQCGYCTPGMVMSAKALLDRIENPTEEEIRNNGISNNLCRCTGYVKIVEAIRLAARRMMEAKAGGKKEER, translated from the coding sequence ATGGAACAGGTAAGTCTGGATATAAACGGAAAGAAAACACAAGTCAGCATAGAAAAAAACTGGACCCTGCTATTCGTGCTGCGGGAGGTTTTGGGATTGACAGGCGCAAAGTGCGGATGCAGCACCGGAGACTGCGGGGCCTGCAAAGTTATCATTGACGGAGAAGCGGTGAATTCCTGTCTGGTGCTTGCGCGGAACCTGGAAGGAAAGAAGATTGAGACCATAGAAGGCCTTTCAAACGGCACGGATCTGCACCCTATTCAGCAGGCGTTTATCGACGCCGGGGCAGTACAATGCGGATACTGCACCCCGGGAATGGTGATGTCAGCCAAGGCTCTTCTGGATCGGATTGAGAATCCGACAGAGGAGGAAATCAGGAACAACGGCATCTCCAATAACCTGTGCAGATGCACGGGATACGTTAAGATTGTGGAGGCAATCAGACTGGCCGCAAGGCGGATGATGGAGGCAAAGGCCGGGGGAAAGAAGGAGGAGCGCTGA
- a CDS encoding lipoate--protein ligase: MIYVETNSIIGSENLAFEEYFLKKEDIREPVLMLWRNRPTIVVGAFQNTHEEICEEFVKANKIDVVRRTSGGGAVYHDLGNLCFSFIMEHGDFTNTDYSAFLKPVVEALRGMGIQAGINGRNDLVLGNAKISGSAVRIYKNRVLFHGTLLFSSDLEILSRALRVKQDKLVSKGIKSVRSRVTTIAEHLSYDMDVLEFRERLLQALFGESGGKEYEISLNERREIMCLARDKYESFLWTYGKNPPADLTHGKRFGGGSITVKASLKNSRIEQIRFEGDFLGCMEMKDIEQLLNGVVYERDAVSRVFEELDIRPYFGTITKEEVVGCIMGDDRI; encoded by the coding sequence ATGATATACGTGGAGACGAACAGTATTATCGGTTCGGAAAATCTGGCTTTTGAGGAATATTTTTTAAAGAAAGAGGACATCAGAGAGCCCGTACTCATGCTGTGGAGGAACCGTCCCACCATTGTGGTAGGCGCTTTTCAGAATACCCATGAAGAAATATGTGAAGAGTTCGTCAAGGCCAACAAAATTGATGTGGTGAGAAGAACCAGCGGGGGCGGCGCTGTCTACCATGACTTGGGAAACTTGTGTTTCAGCTTTATCATGGAGCATGGGGATTTTACAAACACAGACTACTCTGCTTTTTTAAAACCGGTTGTAGAAGCGCTTCGGGGAATGGGAATCCAGGCTGGGATTAACGGGCGCAATGACCTGGTTCTGGGAAACGCCAAGATATCAGGAAGCGCGGTAAGAATCTATAAGAACCGGGTACTGTTTCACGGAACACTGTTATTCAGTTCAGATTTAGAAATACTGAGCAGGGCATTGCGGGTAAAACAGGATAAGCTGGTATCAAAGGGTATTAAGTCGGTGCGTTCAAGGGTAACCACCATAGCGGAACATCTTTCCTATGACATGGATGTTCTGGAATTCAGGGAAAGACTGCTGCAGGCCCTTTTTGGGGAATCAGGGGGAAAGGAATATGAAATATCCCTGAACGAGCGCAGGGAGATTATGTGCCTGGCCCGTGACAAATATGAATCCTTCCTCTGGACGTATGGAAAGAACCCGCCGGCAGACCTGACACACGGAAAACGGTTTGGAGGAGGCAGCATAACGGTTAAGGCATCTTTAAAGAATTCGCGGATTGAACAAATCCGGTTTGAGGGTGACTTTCTGGGATGTATGGAGATGAAAGATATAGAACAGCTGCTGAACGGGGTGGTTTATGAGAGGGACGCCGTCAGCCGCGTTTTTGAAGAATTAGATATAAGACCATATTTCGGAACCATAACAAAGGAAGAAGTGGTCGGCTGCATTATGGGAGATGACAGAATATAA